In one window of Streptomyces roseofulvus DNA:
- a CDS encoding bifunctional lytic transglycosylase/C40 family peptidase codes for MTARRLGCGTVLLGFLGILLIVTLFAVAAQQQDRRPVAPPIEAVGEASGIPSRMLAAYQNAAKRLPDEVTECRGMRWPILAGIARIESNHAAGRTVSESGDISPHILGPRLDGSGAGGNVTAFPDTDQGRLDGDTVYERAVGPFQFLPSTWNGSGRDANDDHVADPHNADDAALGAAVYLCGRGRNLDDRDQLQAAIFQYNHSQAYVDDVLGWIDRYSQMTTGTLPIGQHATGNARTVIEAALAQEGVPYSWGGGNANGPSTGICCSPSGKSGVHIRGFDCSGLALYAYAQVGINLPRVASAQAGAGRRIPASAGVGALRPGDLVFFAYNPSDDSTIHHVGIYLGDGKMINAPRPGTQVRTEALWDDGFAGGTRLL; via the coding sequence GTGACCGCTCGCCGTCTTGGCTGCGGAACGGTCCTGCTCGGGTTCCTCGGCATCCTGCTCATCGTCACGCTCTTCGCCGTCGCAGCCCAGCAGCAGGACCGCCGGCCGGTCGCCCCGCCGATCGAGGCAGTCGGCGAGGCGTCAGGGATCCCGTCCCGGATGCTCGCCGCCTACCAGAACGCTGCCAAGCGACTTCCCGACGAGGTCACGGAATGCCGCGGCATGCGGTGGCCGATCCTCGCAGGCATCGCCCGTATCGAGTCCAACCACGCGGCCGGCCGGACCGTCAGCGAGAGCGGCGACATCAGCCCGCACATCCTCGGTCCCCGCCTCGACGGCTCCGGCGCCGGCGGCAACGTCACCGCCTTCCCCGATACCGACCAGGGCCGCTTGGACGGCGACACCGTCTACGAACGCGCCGTCGGACCCTTCCAGTTCCTGCCCTCCACCTGGAACGGCTCCGGCCGCGACGCCAACGACGACCACGTAGCCGACCCCCACAACGCCGACGACGCGGCGCTCGGCGCCGCCGTCTACCTCTGCGGCCGCGGCCGCAACCTCGACGACCGCGACCAGCTCCAGGCGGCGATCTTCCAGTACAACCACTCCCAGGCATACGTCGACGACGTCCTGGGCTGGATTGACCGCTACAGCCAGATGACCACCGGCACCCTCCCCATCGGCCAGCACGCCACCGGCAACGCCCGCACTGTCATCGAAGCCGCCCTCGCCCAGGAAGGCGTCCCCTACTCCTGGGGCGGCGGCAACGCTAACGGCCCCAGCACCGGCATCTGCTGCTCACCCAGCGGCAAGAGCGGCGTTCACATCCGCGGCTTCGACTGCTCCGGCCTCGCCCTCTACGCGTACGCCCAGGTCGGCATCAACCTCCCCCGTGTCGCATCCGCCCAGGCAGGAGCCGGCCGCCGCATCCCCGCCTCCGCCGGCGTCGGCGCCCTGCGTCCCGGCGACCTCGTCTTCTTCGCCTACAACCCCTCCGACGACTCCACCATCCACCACGTCGGCATCTACCTCGGAGACGGAAAAATGATCAACGCCCCCCGCCCCGGCACACAGGTGCGCACCGAAGCCCTGTGGGACGACGGCTTTGCCGGAGGGACCCGCCTCCTGTGA